One genomic segment of Streptomyces sp. NBC_00239 includes these proteins:
- the leuS gene encoding leucine--tRNA ligase has protein sequence MSETNTPAPEAAEAHRYTAAMAADIEARWQDVWDAEGTYEAPNPSGDLAGDPAVVARPKKFIMDMFPYPSGAGLHVGHPLGYIATDVFARHQRMTGHNVLHTLGFDAFGLPAEQYAVQTGTHPRVSTEANIENMKAQLRRLGLGHDKRRSFATIDPDYYKWTQWIFLQIYNSWYDAAAGKARPIAELAAEFEAGTRALPGGASWAELSAAERAEVLGGYRLAYSSDAPVNWCPGLGTVLANEEVTADGRSERGNFPVFKSRLSQWNMRITAYADRLLDDLDGLDWPEAIKLQQRNWIGRSEGARVDFALGDEAITVFTTRPDTLFGATYMVLAPEHPLVEKFIPAAWPEGTHEVWTGGYATPAEAVAAYRKQAASKSDVERQAEAKDKTGVFTGEYAVNPVSGDKVPVFIADYVLMGYGTGAIMAVPAHDSRDFEFARAFELPMRCVVQPSDGRGTDPAEWDDAFVSYDAKLVNSTGEGISLDGLGVVEAKAAITDWLAGRGIGEGTVNFRLRDWLFSRQRYWGEPFPIVYDEDGVAHALPESMLPLELPEVDDYSPRTFAPDDANSQPETPLSRREDWVNVELDLGDGRGVRPYRRETNTMPNWAGSCWYELRYLDPNNADALVDPEIEQYWMGPREGAPHGGVDLYVGGAEHAVLHLLYARFWSKVLFDLGHVSSAEPFHKLFNQGMIQAYAYTDARGVYVPAAEVEERDGGYFYQGEPVKREHGKMGKSLKNAVTPDEICTEYGADTLRLYEMAMGPLDVSRPWDTRAVVGQYRLLQRLWRNIVDEETGAVTVVDSTPGEDTLRALHKAIDGAGADLAALRFNTAIAKITELNNVLTKAAEPLSRVVAEQLVLLVAPLAPHIAEELWHRLGHTDSVVHQDFPVADPAYVVDETVTCVVQVKGKVKARLEVPPAISEGDLEQLAVSDPGVVAALGGAEIRKVIVRAPKLVNIVI, from the coding sequence ATGAGCGAGACGAACACCCCGGCCCCCGAGGCGGCCGAGGCGCACCGTTACACGGCTGCCATGGCCGCCGACATCGAGGCACGCTGGCAGGACGTTTGGGACGCCGAGGGGACGTACGAGGCGCCGAACCCCAGCGGTGACCTGGCGGGCGACCCCGCCGTGGTCGCGCGGCCCAAGAAGTTCATCATGGACATGTTCCCGTACCCCTCGGGTGCGGGACTGCACGTCGGTCACCCGCTCGGGTACATCGCCACCGACGTGTTCGCCCGCCACCAGCGGATGACCGGCCACAACGTCCTGCACACCCTGGGCTTCGACGCGTTCGGCCTGCCCGCCGAGCAGTACGCCGTGCAGACCGGCACGCACCCGCGGGTGTCCACCGAGGCCAACATCGAGAACATGAAGGCCCAGCTGCGTCGGCTGGGCCTGGGCCACGACAAGCGCCGGTCCTTCGCGACGATCGACCCGGACTACTACAAGTGGACCCAGTGGATCTTCCTGCAGATCTACAACTCCTGGTACGACGCGGCCGCCGGCAAGGCCCGCCCGATCGCCGAGCTGGCCGCCGAGTTCGAGGCCGGCACCCGTGCGCTGCCCGGCGGCGCCTCCTGGGCCGAGCTGAGCGCCGCCGAGCGCGCCGAGGTGCTGGGCGGGTACCGCCTGGCCTACTCCTCCGACGCGCCCGTCAACTGGTGCCCGGGGCTGGGCACCGTACTGGCCAACGAAGAGGTCACCGCCGACGGCCGGTCCGAGCGCGGCAACTTCCCCGTCTTCAAGTCCCGGCTGAGCCAGTGGAACATGCGGATCACCGCGTACGCCGACCGGCTGCTGGACGACCTGGACGGGCTGGACTGGCCCGAGGCCATCAAGCTGCAGCAGCGCAACTGGATCGGGCGCAGCGAGGGTGCCCGGGTCGACTTCGCGCTGGGCGACGAGGCCATCACCGTCTTCACCACCCGCCCGGACACGCTGTTCGGCGCGACCTACATGGTCCTGGCGCCGGAGCACCCGCTGGTCGAGAAGTTCATCCCGGCCGCCTGGCCGGAGGGCACCCACGAGGTGTGGACCGGCGGCTACGCCACCCCGGCCGAGGCCGTCGCGGCGTACCGCAAGCAGGCCGCCTCGAAGTCCGACGTCGAGCGGCAGGCCGAGGCCAAGGACAAGACCGGTGTCTTCACCGGCGAGTACGCGGTCAACCCGGTCAGCGGCGACAAGGTGCCCGTCTTCATCGCCGACTACGTACTGATGGGCTACGGCACCGGCGCGATCATGGCGGTACCGGCGCACGACAGCCGCGACTTCGAGTTCGCGCGCGCCTTCGAGCTGCCGATGCGCTGCGTGGTGCAGCCCTCCGACGGCCGCGGCACGGACCCGGCGGAGTGGGACGACGCGTTCGTCTCGTACGACGCGAAGCTGGTGAACTCCACCGGCGAGGGCATCTCGCTGGACGGCCTGGGCGTCGTCGAGGCGAAGGCCGCGATCACCGACTGGCTGGCCGGGCGCGGCATCGGCGAGGGCACCGTCAACTTCCGCCTGCGCGACTGGCTGTTCAGCCGCCAGCGGTACTGGGGCGAGCCCTTCCCGATCGTCTACGACGAGGACGGCGTGGCGCACGCCCTGCCCGAGTCGATGCTGCCGCTGGAGCTGCCGGAGGTCGACGACTACTCGCCGCGCACCTTCGCGCCGGACGACGCGAACTCGCAGCCGGAGACCCCGCTGTCGCGCCGCGAGGACTGGGTCAACGTCGAGCTGGACCTGGGCGACGGCCGCGGGGTGCGCCCGTACCGCCGCGAGACCAACACCATGCCGAACTGGGCCGGTTCCTGCTGGTACGAGCTGCGCTACCTGGACCCGAACAACGCGGACGCGCTGGTCGACCCGGAGATCGAGCAGTACTGGATGGGCCCGCGCGAAGGCGCGCCGCACGGCGGTGTCGACCTGTACGTGGGCGGCGCCGAGCACGCGGTGCTGCACCTGCTGTACGCCCGCTTCTGGTCGAAGGTGCTGTTCGACCTGGGGCACGTCTCCTCGGCGGAGCCGTTCCACAAGCTGTTCAACCAGGGCATGATCCAGGCGTACGCGTACACCGACGCGCGCGGTGTGTACGTTCCGGCGGCCGAGGTCGAGGAGCGCGACGGCGGCTACTTCTACCAGGGCGAGCCGGTCAAGCGTGAGCACGGCAAGATGGGCAAGTCCCTGAAGAACGCCGTCACGCCGGACGAGATCTGCACCGAGTACGGCGCCGACACGCTGCGCCTGTACGAGATGGCGATGGGCCCGCTGGACGTCTCCCGGCCGTGGGACACCCGCGCCGTGGTCGGCCAGTACCGCCTGCTGCAGCGCCTGTGGCGCAACATCGTCGACGAGGAGACCGGCGCCGTGACGGTGGTCGACTCCACGCCGGGCGAGGACACGCTGCGCGCCCTGCACAAGGCGATCGACGGGGCAGGCGCGGACCTGGCGGCGCTGCGGTTCAACACCGCCATCGCGAAGATCACCGAGCTGAACAACGTCCTGACGAAGGCCGCCGAGCCGCTGTCGCGGGTCGTCGCCGAGCAGCTGGTGCTGCTGGTGGCGCCGCTGGCCCCGCACATCGCCGAGGAGCTGTGGCACCGGCTGGGGCACACCGACTCGGTGGTCCACCAGGACTTCCCGGTCGCGGACCCGGCGTACGTCGTGGACGAGACGGTGACCTGTGTCGTGCAGGTCAAGGGCAAGGTCAAGGCGCGCCTGGAGGTGCCGCCGGCGATTTCCGAGGGTGACCTGGAGCAGCTGGCGGTGTCCGACCCGGGTGTGGTCGCGGCGCTGGGCGGCGCGGAGATCCGCAAGGTGATCGTGCGTGCGCCGAAGCTGGTGAACATCGTCATCTGA